In Microbacterium enclense, the DNA window TTCGCCCGAACGTCGACAGACCGATTTCCCGGCCGGCACCGCCCTGCAGTTCGTCTACGACACCGCGAACGACGAGATCGTCGTCTTCCGCGGCTGAGTGGGGGCGGTCGCGGCGCCTAGCCGTCGTTCTCGTGGCGGCCGAGGGTGCGCATCGTGGCCATGAGGGAGGTGTAGACGAGGCTCGGCTTGCGGTCGTGCCAGTCCGTTTCGCTGGTCCGCGTGACCGGCGGGGCGGGTGCGGTCGGCTCGTAGAGCCACCACAGGTTGTCCCACGGGTCGAGCAGGCGCGCGAGGCGGTAGCCGCCGTAGAAGTCGGACACGGGCGTGACGACCCGCGCCCCGTGTCGGATGGCTTCCTCGAGGCACGCTCGAGCGTCGGTCACATAGATCTGCAGAAGAGCGGGCGTGAACGGCCACTCGTCTTTCCGGTCGCAGACCATGATCGTGGAGTCGCCGACCACGACCTCGGCGTGGATGAGGGACCCGTCACGATCCGGCGTGCGAACGTGTTCAGCCTCCTTGCCGCCGAAGACCGACTCGACGAAGCGGATGAACGCGAGGGCGTCGGGAACGATGGCGAACGGGTTGATGGTGTTGTGTCCGGCGGGCGGGCGGAGTGGCAGGGAAGGCATATACTCATATTTCATGAACACTTCGAAGAGTGTCAAGTACCGTCACGGAGCGAGTTTTCTCCTCGCTACGCTCGGGAGACGCGCCGAGAAGGCGTGGCATGCCTACCTGGCGGAGCGCGGGGTGACGACCGCTCAGTTCACCGCGATGGCCGCGTTGGTCGAAGGTGAGCGCACCCAGGGGGAGGTCGCCGTGGCCGCCGCTGTCGACCCGCGCAACATCAGCGCGACGGTCAAGGATCTCGTCGCCGAGGGGTGGGTGCAGGTTCGGCAGAACCCCGATGACGCCCGATCC includes these proteins:
- a CDS encoding MarR family transcriptional regulator; the encoded protein is MNTSKSVKYRHGASFLLATLGRRAEKAWHAYLAERGVTTAQFTAMAALVEGERTQGEVAVAAAVDPRNISATVKDLVAEGWVQVRQNPDDARSRLLSLTPAGREWWAALQPSLRRGRDSFFQALTPDELATLEHLLGRLESFHAGD
- a CDS encoding VOC family protein produces the protein MPSLPLRPPAGHNTINPFAIVPDALAFIRFVESVFGGKEAEHVRTPDRDGSLIHAEVVVGDSTIMVCDRKDEWPFTPALLQIYVTDARACLEEAIRHGARVVTPVSDFYGGYRLARLLDPWDNLWWLYEPTAPAPPVTRTSETDWHDRKPSLVYTSLMATMRTLGRHENDG